The Pedobacter roseus genome contains a region encoding:
- a CDS encoding DUF1398 domain-containing protein, with translation MFTIENIRAAESKIKTGADFPQFIKEIKELGVKRNDVYVSNGLSIYFDDEDNAQQVSPDEYPALIINEESSAGKLEHALKVHQQGETDYITFCKQAADAGVEKWVTDLEEMTCTYLNTEGNELVKEKIRIV, from the coding sequence ATGTTCACCATCGAAAACATCCGGGCAGCAGAATCAAAAATTAAAACTGGTGCAGATTTCCCGCAGTTTATAAAAGAAATTAAGGAATTGGGTGTTAAGCGGAACGATGTTTATGTAAGCAATGGTTTATCGATCTATTTTGATGATGAAGATAATGCACAACAGGTAAGTCCTGATGAATATCCAGCTCTAATTATCAATGAAGAATCTTCTGCCGGAAAGTTAGAGCACGCTTTAAAAGTACATCAACAGGGTGAAACAGATTATATTACTTTTTGTAAACAGGCTGCAGATGCGGGAGTGGAGAAATGGGTAACCGATCTGGAAGAAATGACCTGCACTTATCTGAATACAGAAGGAAATGAACTCGTAAAAGAAAAGATACGAATAGTATAA